The genomic DNA CTTGCACGCTGGAAAGTGTCGCAGATGCTCGCCCCACGCCTCGTCTCCCCGCTCCCAGCCTCGAAGTCCGCCGCCGCACGTCGCGCATCGAACCCGATCGCCTTCGCCCGTGTAGCAGAACCCCGCCTCGGCGAGCGATTCAGCCGAAATGGGACTCCGCGGAGGCCAGTTCTGAAAGGTCGCCAATCTCTCCGCGTAATTCATTGACTTTTCGGCGCTCGCACTTCGAACGACAAGCGGTGCCGCTGCCCTTTCCTTCTGATGCAAGACCGATTGAGCAAACTGGCAATTGGGCGAATGCTTTACGTGCTCTTCGACGGGCACGTCGCCGGGCATCCACTGCTCGACGTAGACGTGGCAGCTGAAGCAGCGAACGGCATCCCTTCGTCCCGTGTAATAAAAGCCGGCTTCGGCCAAGTCGTGAGGCGAAACGGGAATGCTGCGAGGCCATTTTTCGAACGTGAGAAGACGCAACTGCTCTTTCTCTAAATACGGCTTTGGTTCGGGGGGAGGTGACGCAGGTCGGCGTTGTAGGGTCGTTCCCAGAGGAGGTGTCGATGAGGGGTGTTTTGGCTGCTTCGTATCGGCCTTGGCAGCGACGATGGGACAGAGCGGAGAATAGAATCTGTGCTCCCCTTCGGCCGTATCTCCGGGTTTCCACAGCTTCAACTGAACGTGGCAGACATGGCATTCGACCATATCCCCTCGGCCCGTGTAGTAGAATCCGGCTTTGGCTAGTTCGACGGGTTTTATCGGGCAGTCGTGCGGCCATTTGAATGATTTCTTCCGAAATGTCGCCAGTCGACCAGCTTCGCTGCTCATGTCGGCGACATCAACATCGTTCCCTTCAGCCGCCGCCATGTTGGATCGAGATCGAACGACAGGGCACTCGGGTGACGCTTCTGCGTGCTTTCTCTGCGTATCTTCTCCTGGACGCCACATTTCGAAGAGTCGCTTGCAAGCAAAACAACGCACTTGGTCGCGGATCCCAGTGTAGTAGAAGCCCTCCTTCGCCAGATCGTCCGGCTTTAGTGGAGATTTGCTCGGCCAATGTCGAAAAGACCGTagtctttccttttcgtgAGAATAGTCGGCCATCGCCATCAATCCGGGAAAGGAAGTCCGGGAACGaaaattgacgaaattgACAAAATTCTTCCTGTCAGCTGACGGCTGCTTCAATACCTGCTCTTTTGTTTCTAACGTCGCCAGAACGTATTACGCGGTTCTAAAAAGCAAACAACTGTTAACTAAAACTGCGGATATTTAGAGTCAGCTGCCTGACCAGCTTGCCTGACCACAGGAATAAATTTATAATCCGGCCACGTGGTTATTGAATATGAATGAATAAGTATGTAACTTTCCAAtagcctttaattaaaacaccCGCAGAACGTATTATAAGACTCTAAAAGCAACCAACTATTGGCCAATAAACTTTGTCTGCATACCGGTAAGTGTTTCCTAAAGACTGGGGAAGATCGAGTTTCTGCAATCCGCGTGGTTTCTACAGCGTACGGCTTGGGCCTTAGAGCATCGGTATCGATGCTAAAACAAAAGCGATAGGAACGTATCTGCCTTTGTAGAGCTACTAAAGTCGTCCGATCTCAGAAAGACCGAGTCAACAAGGGTCATTATACAAACAAAAGAATGTCTTTGTTCTCCAAGGAAGAATTGACTTCCACGCGCGGAAACGAAGAGATGACCTCTTCACGTGTGTATATGGAAACGAAGAGATGAGTTGACCTCCTCGCTGCCGGTTTTGTAAAAGGACAAAGGGAAAGAATGGTAAGTCACATACCTGAGACATGGGTCGTTCACCATGACACTTCCACTGCGAACTCCTACAGTACTGCGAACTCTGTGCACGTAATACTACTCAGAGTGCCTACTCAACGGTCACGTTGCACGTTATTTATAGAAAGTGACGAAAGAGTATGACGTACTTGCACTATACCTGGCACTGTTCCTGGAACCGTGGTGCAGCAGTCAGCACTTCAGGATTCGTCGGACGCTTTCATCGGCAAGAAGCATATCTTGAAGTCCCATTCCACTTGGACAAGCCTCCAGATAGTGACGCACCAATCCAGCGATTTCCTGTAGCATGCGAATTCGCCATGAGTCGTTCATCTGATTATTCTGATCGCATCTCACTCTACATTACCTCATAGCAATCAtctgctttttttctctttgacgATGGCTCCAAGTTTGACTCATGGCGAAAAAAACCCTGCATGGCTTCCAACTCGAcagccttcttcttcgaaaacTAGACTTCCAATTAGAATAGAAATATGAGATTGACTCTTGAaacctcgacgacgtgaagagGAAAGTGAGCAAGCTCAGCAACGTGAATTCCAAAACTCTGGTCACAAACACCTAAATAATGAAACTAAGAATGCACCCACTAAACTCCGTGCAAATCATACCTGACTTGACCTTATACAAAAGCGTCAGCGAATCAGTAGCAGTAATGGCTGTAACATGACTATTCTTGACCAATGGCATAACATCAGCGAGGGTAGTCAGTTCGTGAAAGTGAGTAGCAAACATGCAAAACGCTTTGATATGCTCACATATGTACCTAGTAGAATTTTGCAATGATCCCAAACAGATTGTCTTCCCCCACTCACTGAGAAATTGCCCAAGCTAAGCCAAAACCGTCATACGTGGACGTACCTCGTCCCAACTCGTCAATTATAATTAGAGAGTCATTCGTAGCACACTGAAAAATATCTAATACGTATAAGTGTACATTGATCATTTCTACTGACCTTCAAAATAGCAGCTGTCTCCAACATTTCAGCCATAAAAGTAGACACGCCCTTCACTTGAATATCTCCAGCTCCAACGCGAGCCAGAATGCTGTCCACAACGGTAATTGTAGCCTCTTTGCACGGCACAAAACATCCCAGCTGTGCCATTAAAACAACGAGGCCagtctagagaaaaagaaagataaaCAATCTCCACTTGAAACGCTGGTGGTAGTTCCAGTGACCTGTCGAATATATGTTGACTTTCCACCCATGTTAGGTCCAGTTATAATGTGAAACATGGCCTCATCTAATGGAAGGACAAAGTAAGACGAATTGTCAGACAAAGaagagtacagtacctttgTTGAACTCCGTGTCGTTTGATATGAAAACAACGCCGTCTTGAAGCTCAAGACATGGGTGACGAGCGTCAATAAGAGAAATGAGACCCTCTCCTTTGAAAGACGTGGCGAAAATAGTCAGTGCCTGAAAAGTCATTACCTTTAGGAAGGACAGACGGCTTTGCGTACGGAATTGGAGCGTTGGCGGACACGTGAGCAAAGCTATACGACTCCCTATAGAAATGTCCGTCCCACGTGCTATCACGTCCACTCACCTAACCAAAACGTCCAAGTGAGCGATCAAGTCGCCGAGTGACTGCAACGGTTCACAGTAGCCACCTACTCATAAACGTAAAAGCAATTCGACGTTCACATGATCCAAATACCTGCTACTTTGATGACTTCCGCGGCAAGATGACTTTGCAATTCGTCATAGTTTTCACGCAGTTTGATGAACTCGTCATTCAGTTGCCTCAGTGACGAAAATGTAAATCTCACTCCTCTGGCACTCGTGTCGATGCTGTGGTATTTCTTGTTGCCTCTCAACGCCTTCTCGTCCTGCCGGCAAACCGCAACGCCGTGGTTAGGAAATGATGGATAAATTCATTATCCTCCACTTACCTTCTTCGTAACTCGCAAAAAGTATCCCAACTGCGAGTTGCATTCGAGCTTAATAGACTTGTTCGCTTCGAGACCGAGCTCTCGAGCGGCCGTGTTCAAAATATCTGGCATCTCGTCGTTGATCTCATCCATTTTTTGACGAATGTCTAAATGTCTCTTTACGAAACTTTTTTACCTACTGCATGCGTACTACTACCCTGCAGGGAATCGTCGAACTCAGGTTTGATCAGAAACTCGTGATTTTCCACTTGATCTAAGTCTACGGTTGTTTCAACCAAGTCGAgaaacttttgaaaatcgcTCTTCATGGCCTTAGCAACAAGCGAAATTCATCCAAGAGAACGTAAACGACTGATTCACTAACGCTTAGAGGTGATACGAAGACTTCCTGCAATAGATCCTTATGCTGATCACCGTAGTCTTCCAATACAGACACAAGAGCAGGCAATCGATTCAGTCCCTGGTAGACACGAACGCAATCCTGAACGAATTCTATGAGTAATTAATCAAGCAACCGAATCAATGCTCTCACACCTGAAGATT from Oscarella lobularis chromosome 11, ooOscLobu1.1, whole genome shotgun sequence includes the following:
- the LOC136192738 gene encoding baculoviral IAP repeat-containing protein 7-B-like — translated: MAMADYSHEKERLRSFRHWPSKSPLKPDDLAKEGFYYTGIRDQVRCFACKRLFEMWRPGEDTQRKHAEASPECPVVRSRSNMAAAEGNDVDVADMSSEAGRLATFRKKSFKWPHDCPIKPVELAKAGFYYTGRGDMVECHVCHVQLKLWKPGDTAEGEHRFYSPLCPIVAAKADTKQPKHPSSTPPLGTTLQRRPASPPPEPKPYLEKEQLRLLTFEKWPRSIPVSPHDLAEAGFYYTGRRDAVRCFSCHVYVEQWMPGDVPVEEHVKHSPNCQFAQSVLHQKERAAAPLVVRSASAEKSMNYAERLATFQNWPPRSPISAESLAEAGFCYTGEGDRVRCATCGGGLRGWERGDEAWGEHLRHFPACKFVMEHFGLYTAAQDEPWHEPKQQRPPEQESPEPLDYIAKAIEMGFNCNLAERVNRKGHKNFNEFLEVLIQVATSEAPPNNSPIPSAPPPESMNIDDEMAQVRESRLCKICMERQAHVLFLPCAHILCCQVCAETVRECPICRSRIESRIRSYFA
- the LOC136192732 gene encoding DNA mismatch repair protein Msh2-like, producing MASKSKESEQIVLDVESPDKEKFASFYRSLPSKPETTFRVFDRTDYYTVHDQDALFVAREIFKTMSVVKHFGKGKNSLASVALSKTNFESTVRDLLLVRRYRIEMYRGKPKANQWTLAFTASPGNLQQFEDVLFGNVDMSSSSGLLALNVKNAVGGAAKSVGMAYVDASLRRIFLAQFLDSEQFTNLESAIIQLGPKECLLQAKGGESTCGDSDRIRQVVERSGLLVTERKRGDFSSKDLDQDLTRLLKSDSADVRNQTELALSMNALGAAIRYLELLSDETNFGQFTLEKFDLSQYMKLDSAAVRALNLLPTPNDGGNKSSSLFGLLNRCKTAAGQRLLYQWVKQPLMDKRRIDERLNLVEIFYEDTSLRLALQDGHLKRFPDFYRLAKKLQRQKANLQDCVRVYQGLNRLPALVSVLEDYGDQHKDLLQEVFVSPLSAMKSDFQKFLDLVETTVDLDQVENHEFLIKPEFDDSLQDIRQKMDEINDEMPDILNTAARELGLEANKSIKLECNSQLGYFLRVTKKDEKALRGNKKYHSIDTSARGVRFTFSSLRQLNDEFIKLRENYDELQSHLAAEVIKVAGGYCEPLQSLGDLIAHLDVLVSFAHVSANAPIPYAKPSVLPKGEGLISLIDARHPCLELQDGVVFISNDTEFNKDEAMFHIITGPNMGGKSTYIRQTGLVVLMAQLGCFVPCKEATITVVDSILARVGAGDIQVKGVSTFMAEMLETAAILKCATNDSLIIIDELGRGTSTYDGFGLAWAISQYICEHIKAFCMFATHFHELTTLADVMPLVKNSHVTAITATDSLTLLYKVKSGVCDQSFGIHVAELAHFPLHVVEFSKKKAVELEAMQGFFRHESNLEPSSKRKKADDCYEEIAGLVRHYLEACPSGMGLQDMLLADESVRRILKC